One segment of Clarias gariepinus isolate MV-2021 ecotype Netherlands chromosome 6, CGAR_prim_01v2, whole genome shotgun sequence DNA contains the following:
- the tns2b gene encoding tensin-2 isoform X1, protein MENVMESRYDFDLIYITERIISVFFIPELDEQRYRSHLKEVAAMLKSKHQEKFLVINLSRKRHDICRLNPRVEEFGWPDLHAPPLDKICAVCKTIESWLNSDPRNVVVLHCKGNRGRAGVIIAAYMHFSKISAGADHALTTIAMRKFCEDKISSSLQPSQNRYIYYFSGLLSGAIKINSSSLLLQQVHIPAITNYEPGEAYAPFIKIYQSLKLVYTSGIHETNGSRNPTLCIKIEPALLLKGDIMVKCYHRRSGVCERECVFRVQFHTCTVHGSQLWFGKKELDQACTDKRYPADATVELVFSTSPEPKRGEEVQKKDPSGSPGISCTDPVVRWDSYENFNLHNEDSIEDICHTRGPLDGSLYAQVKKRRVPGSTSNNPQVTEPSTPSQLHSLSPDSGHCSTHSELELPPLISSHFPHLREDKERDVKREKSNVRQKDRETAILDDGDCSHFRLEHSCCGRPFSHPHSFLGQDLSKTPPQKLHPKHYTLPCTRTPTLPVCEPCGSQQDFLWERGHCQHHGCTRSCFPLPSPITHAHTHTRSSHAHTLPVQARLFCSGDTCPLLHYPALAHNPTHIPPSQSSKQSLTSSPYHELRFCSTSHSSCSCRDCSHLREDLSHSQRVSQLERLPWHREPGFGYRQEGAMQWARDGDMEDPDCWQHRAVVPPMMSSFGYGHRHCHSVSKQDHPVYGTDPRQDSSSSPHPSPHSSGYHSPYLPWTCSPSHVRDSPGYASMAQSPNSSPLAHTSSPKRTSLTQQHVQTPMPGKDHNIHFNHSGVSDEHAKVKNIHDVSSTEDCNTDVFLQVQSSVEPPVEPEDPGSSDVERGDSLANSDTSTEFFKEPQESDTKSAYVTESTCTRILVTEPPVTALEAESLLSVAHIQGNTSLSNEMEKNSTCPSERSSSCDLPLLNPISEGQSLTNLTDRVSSNEDGSSSDLRTQSPVPDGYITPLFPLTSPNYTLLTVPHLPYTGYTAITIPSYPPQPPLPDKQRVGPFQDSPSMSSVRSSTASSTSSVQAQIAFLPNADRQKETPEPENRVSAKFVQDTSKFWYKPGISRDQAIAVLKDKDPGYFLIRDSSSFQGAYGLALKVAKPPVHVSNHGQNSHSLEQLVRHFLIESGAKGVKIKGCQNETYFGSLSALVYQHSITPVSLPCKLHIPDKDLVGELQELQSGTNTSTAAELLKQGAACNVLYLNSVDTESLTGPQAISRAVKCTLSQEPCPSATEVHFKVSTQGITLTDNQRRLFFRRHYPIHSVIFSCVDPDNQRWPAAKKSCNRMFGFVARRSGSTSGNVCHLFAELDPEQPSTAIVNFINKVMLGPHHIRK, encoded by the exons GGGAACCGTGGCAGGGCTGGAGTAATAATAGCAGCGTACATGCACTTCAGCAAGATATCAGCCGg GGCAGATCACGCTCTCACCACCATCGCCATGAGGAAGTTCTGCGAGGACAAAATCTCCTCCTCTCTGCAGCCGTCTCAGAACAG atatatttattatttttctggcCTTCTGTCTGGAGCAATCAAGATTAACAGCTCATCCCTGCTCCTGCAGCAGGTTCATATTCCAGCTATAACCAACTATGAGCCTGGCGAAG cTTATGCACCATTCATAAAGATATATCAGTCTCTGAAACTTGTCTACACCTCAGGAATCCA cgAAACCAATGGCTCCAGAAACCCAACGCTGTGCATTAAAATAGAACCAGCTCTACTGTTAAAGGGGGACATTATG gtGAAGTGTTATCATCGGCGCTCAGGTGTGTgcgaaagagagtgtgtgtttagagtgcAGTTTCATACATGTACAGTTCATGGATCACAGCTGTGGTTTggaaaaaaagaactggaccaGGCATGCAcag ataaacGTTATCCAGCTGACGCTACAGTAGAGCTTGTGTTCTCTACTAGTCCAGAGCCAAAGAGAG GCGAGGAGGTCCAGAAAAAAGACCCTAGTGGGAGTCCAGGTATCAGCTGTACAGACCCTGTAGTGCGCTGGGACTCATATGAAAACTTTAATCTTCACAATGAGGACAGTATAGAAG ATATCTGTCACACTCGGGGCCCACTTGATGGCAGTTTGTACGCCCAGGTGAAGAAGCGCCGTGTACCTGGCTCCACTTCCAACAACCCACAAGTCACTGAGCCTTCCACTCCTAGTCAGTTACACTCTCTTAGCCCTGACTCAGGACACTGTTCCACTCACTCTGAGCTTGAGTTACCACCACTTATTTCATCTCATTTTCCTCATTTAAGGgaggacaaagagagagatgtgaaaagggaaaaatcaAACGTGAGGCAGAAGGATAGAGAGACAGCGATACTAGATGATGGAGATTGCTCCCATTTCCGTCTGGAGCACTCTTGTTGTGGTCGCCCTTTTTCCCACCCTCATTCCTTCTTGGGACAGGATTTGTCTAAAACACCCCCACAAAAACTTCATCccaaacactacacactaccTTGCACTCGTACTCCCACTTTGCCTGTGTGTGAGCCCTGTGGGTCTCAGCAGGACTTTCTGTGGGAAAGAGGGCACTGTCAGCATCACGGTTGCACTCGGTCTTGTTTCCCTTTACCTTCACCAATAACACATGCCCACACCCATACTCGTTCTTCTCATGCGCACACACTCCCAGTGCAAGCTCGTTTATTCTGTTCAGGGGACACATGCCCTCTGTTACATTACCCTGCTCTAGCCCACAACCCCACCCACATTCCACCTTCTCAGTCTTCCAAGCAATCCTTAACTTCCAGCCCTTACCATGAGTTACGCTTCTGCTCGACTTCACATTCTTCCTGTTCCTGCAGAGACTGCTCACACCTGCGTGAGGATCTGTCCCACTCTCAAAGAGTAAGCCAACTCGAAAGGCTTCCTTGGCACAGAGAGCCAGGGTTTGGATATAGGCAAGAGGGGGCTATGCAGTGGGCAAGAGATGGTGATATGGAGGATCCAGACTGCTGGCAGCACAGAGCTGTTGTCCCACCCATGATGTCATCCTTTGGATATGGACATAGACATTGCCATTCCGTCTCTAAACAAGATCATCCAGTCTATGGAACAGACCCAAGACAAGACTCTTCATCGAGTCCACATCCAAGCCCACACAGCAGTGGGTACCACAGCCCCTATCTACCCTGGACCTGCTCTCCGTCTCATGTTAGAGACAGTCCTGGCTATGCTTCCATGGCTCAATCTCCAAACTCATCTCCACTAGCTCACACCTCTTCCCCAAAAAGGACCAGTCTTACTCAACAACACGTTCAGACCCCCATGCCAGGAAAAGATCACAATATCCATTTTAACCACTCAG GAGTCTCAGATGAACATGCAAAGGTGAAAAATATCCATGATGTTTCTTCAACAGAAGACTGTAATACTGATGTTTTTCTGCAAGTCCAAAGCAG tgtagaacCACCGGTAGAGCCAGAGGACCCAGGCAGTAGTGATGTTGAACGTGGCGATTCTCTTGCTAACAGCGATACTTCAACTGAGTTCTTCAAAGAGCCTCAGGAGTCAGACACAAAATCTGCATATGTAACAGAGTCCACATGCACCAGAATCCTTGTGACTGAACCACCAGTCACTGCTTTGGAAGCAGAATCACTTCTATCTGTTGCTCATATACAAGGGAATACCTCACTATCTAATGAGATGGAAAAGAACTCTACATGTCCTTCAGAACGAAGCTCATCATGCGACCTTCCTTTGTTGAACCCCATTTCTGAAGGACAGAGCCTGACCAATCTGACTGACAGGGTTTCTTCCAATGAGGATGGAAGTAGTAGTGATTTGAGGACTCAATCCCCAGTGCCTGATGGATACATCACACCCTTGTTCCCTCTGACATCACCAAACTACACTCTCTTGACTGTGCCTCATCTTCCATACACTGGCTACACTGCAATTACCATTCCCTCGTACCCTCCTCAACCCCCTCTCCCTGATAAGCAGCGTGTCGGTCCTTTCCAAGATTCTCCAAGTATGTCCTCAGTTAGATCATCCACAGCATCTTCCACCTCTTCTGTCCAGGCTCAAATCGCCTTCTTGCCTaacgcagacagacagaaagaaacccCAGAGCCAGAAAATCGCGTCAGTGCCAAGTTTGTGCAGGATACTTCAAAATTCTGGTACAAGCCTGGAATCTCCAGAGATCAGG CAATTGctgttttaaaagataaggaTCCTGGATATTTTCTAATAAGGGACAGCAGCTCATTCCAAGGTGCCTATGGACTGGCTCTTAAAGTGGCCAAACCCCCTGTTCATGTCAGCAACCATGGCCAGAACTCTCACTCACTGGAGCAGCTAGTCAGACACTTTCTGATTGAGAGCGGTGCAAAAGGAGTAAAAATTAAAGGCTGTCAGAATGAAACCTACTTCG GGTCTCTGTCTGCTCTGGTCTACCAGCACTCCATTACACCTGTCTCTCTACCCTGCAAACTACACATCCCTGACAAAG atcttgtAGGAGAGTTGCAGGAGTTGCAGAGTGGCACCAACACCAGCACGGCTGCAGAACTTCTTAAACAGGGAGCTG CCTGCAACGTTCTCTATCTGAATTCTGTGGACACAGAGTCTCTGACTGGCCCACAAGCCATCTCCAGAGCGGTGAAGTGCACCCTTTCTCAGGAACCCTGCCCTTCAGCAACTGAGGTTCACTTCAAAGTGTCTACTCAGGGCATCACACTTACAGACAATCAGCGCAG ATTGTTCTTCAGGAGACATTATCCAATCCATAGTGTTATATTCAGCTGCGTGGATCCTGATAATCAGAG gtggcCAGCTGCTAAAAAGTCCTGCAACAG gatGTTTGGCTTCGTAGCGAGGCGCAGTGGAAGCACTTCGGGAAACGTGTGTCACCTGTTTGCAGAGCTCGATCCGGAGCAGCCTTCCACGGCCATCGTCAACTTCATTAATAAAGTCATGCTGGGACCACATCACATCCGCAAGTGA
- the tns2b gene encoding tensin-2 isoform X2, giving the protein MENVMESRYDFDLIYITERIISVFFIPELDEQRYRSHLKEVAAMLKSKHQEKFLVINLSRKRHDICRLNPRVEEFGWPDLHAPPLDKICAVCKTIESWLNSDPRNVVVLHCKGNRGRAGVIIAAYMHFSKISAGADHALTTIAMRKFCEDKISSSLQPSQNRYIYYFSGLLSGAIKINSSSLLLQQVHIPAITNYEPGEAYAPFIKIYQSLKLVYTSGIHETNGSRNPTLCIKIEPALLLKGDIMVKCYHRRSGVCERECVFRVQFHTCTVHGSQLWFGKKELDQACTDKRYPADATVELVFSTSPEPKRGEEVQKKDPSGSPGISCTDPVVRWDSYENFNLHNEDSIEDICHTRGPLDGSLYAQVKKRRVPGSTSNNPQVTEPSTPSQLHSLSPDSGHCSTHSELELPPLISSHFPHLREDKERDVKREKSNVRQKDRETAILDDGDCSHFRLEHSCCGRPFSHPHSFLGQDLSKTPPQKLHPKHYTLPCTRTPTLPVCEPCGSQQDFLWERGHCQHHGCTRSCFPLPSPITHAHTHTRSSHAHTLPVQARLFCSGDTCPLLHYPALAHNPTHIPPSQSSKQSLTSSPYHELRFCSTSHSSCSCRDCSHLREDLSHSQRVSQLERLPWHREPGFGYRQEGAMQWARDGDMEDPDCWQHRAVVPPMMSSFGYGHRHCHSVSKQDHPVYGTDPRQDSSSSPHPSPHSSGYHSPYLPWTCSPSHVRDSPGYASMAQSPNSSPLAHTSSPKRTSLTQQHVQTPMPGKDHNIHFNHSGVSDEHAKVKNIHDVSSTEDCNTDVFLQVQSSVEPPVEPEDPGSSDVERGDSLANSDTSTEFFKEPQESDTKSAYVTESTCTRILVTEPPVTALEAESLLSVAHIQGNTSLSNEMEKNSTCPSERSSSCDLPLLNPISEGQSLTNLTDRVSSNEDGSSSDLRTQSPVPDGYITPLFPLTSPNYTLLTVPHLPYTGYTAITIPSYPPQPPLPDKQRVGPFQDSPSMSSVRSSTASSTSSVQAQIAFLPNADRQKETPEPENRVSAKFVQDTSKFWYKPGISRDQAIAVLKDKDPGYFLIRDSSSFQGAYGLALKVAKPPVHVSNHGQNSHSLEQLVRHFLIESGAKGVKIKGCQNETYFGSLSALVYQHSITPVSLPCKLHIPDKDLVGELQELQSGTNTSTAAELLKQGAACNVLYLNSVDTESLTGPQAISRAVKCTLSQEPCPSATEVHFKVSTQGITLTDNQRRLFFRRHYPIHSVIFSCVDPDNQRMFGFVARRSGSTSGNVCHLFAELDPEQPSTAIVNFINKVMLGPHHIRK; this is encoded by the exons GGGAACCGTGGCAGGGCTGGAGTAATAATAGCAGCGTACATGCACTTCAGCAAGATATCAGCCGg GGCAGATCACGCTCTCACCACCATCGCCATGAGGAAGTTCTGCGAGGACAAAATCTCCTCCTCTCTGCAGCCGTCTCAGAACAG atatatttattatttttctggcCTTCTGTCTGGAGCAATCAAGATTAACAGCTCATCCCTGCTCCTGCAGCAGGTTCATATTCCAGCTATAACCAACTATGAGCCTGGCGAAG cTTATGCACCATTCATAAAGATATATCAGTCTCTGAAACTTGTCTACACCTCAGGAATCCA cgAAACCAATGGCTCCAGAAACCCAACGCTGTGCATTAAAATAGAACCAGCTCTACTGTTAAAGGGGGACATTATG gtGAAGTGTTATCATCGGCGCTCAGGTGTGTgcgaaagagagtgtgtgtttagagtgcAGTTTCATACATGTACAGTTCATGGATCACAGCTGTGGTTTggaaaaaaagaactggaccaGGCATGCAcag ataaacGTTATCCAGCTGACGCTACAGTAGAGCTTGTGTTCTCTACTAGTCCAGAGCCAAAGAGAG GCGAGGAGGTCCAGAAAAAAGACCCTAGTGGGAGTCCAGGTATCAGCTGTACAGACCCTGTAGTGCGCTGGGACTCATATGAAAACTTTAATCTTCACAATGAGGACAGTATAGAAG ATATCTGTCACACTCGGGGCCCACTTGATGGCAGTTTGTACGCCCAGGTGAAGAAGCGCCGTGTACCTGGCTCCACTTCCAACAACCCACAAGTCACTGAGCCTTCCACTCCTAGTCAGTTACACTCTCTTAGCCCTGACTCAGGACACTGTTCCACTCACTCTGAGCTTGAGTTACCACCACTTATTTCATCTCATTTTCCTCATTTAAGGgaggacaaagagagagatgtgaaaagggaaaaatcaAACGTGAGGCAGAAGGATAGAGAGACAGCGATACTAGATGATGGAGATTGCTCCCATTTCCGTCTGGAGCACTCTTGTTGTGGTCGCCCTTTTTCCCACCCTCATTCCTTCTTGGGACAGGATTTGTCTAAAACACCCCCACAAAAACTTCATCccaaacactacacactaccTTGCACTCGTACTCCCACTTTGCCTGTGTGTGAGCCCTGTGGGTCTCAGCAGGACTTTCTGTGGGAAAGAGGGCACTGTCAGCATCACGGTTGCACTCGGTCTTGTTTCCCTTTACCTTCACCAATAACACATGCCCACACCCATACTCGTTCTTCTCATGCGCACACACTCCCAGTGCAAGCTCGTTTATTCTGTTCAGGGGACACATGCCCTCTGTTACATTACCCTGCTCTAGCCCACAACCCCACCCACATTCCACCTTCTCAGTCTTCCAAGCAATCCTTAACTTCCAGCCCTTACCATGAGTTACGCTTCTGCTCGACTTCACATTCTTCCTGTTCCTGCAGAGACTGCTCACACCTGCGTGAGGATCTGTCCCACTCTCAAAGAGTAAGCCAACTCGAAAGGCTTCCTTGGCACAGAGAGCCAGGGTTTGGATATAGGCAAGAGGGGGCTATGCAGTGGGCAAGAGATGGTGATATGGAGGATCCAGACTGCTGGCAGCACAGAGCTGTTGTCCCACCCATGATGTCATCCTTTGGATATGGACATAGACATTGCCATTCCGTCTCTAAACAAGATCATCCAGTCTATGGAACAGACCCAAGACAAGACTCTTCATCGAGTCCACATCCAAGCCCACACAGCAGTGGGTACCACAGCCCCTATCTACCCTGGACCTGCTCTCCGTCTCATGTTAGAGACAGTCCTGGCTATGCTTCCATGGCTCAATCTCCAAACTCATCTCCACTAGCTCACACCTCTTCCCCAAAAAGGACCAGTCTTACTCAACAACACGTTCAGACCCCCATGCCAGGAAAAGATCACAATATCCATTTTAACCACTCAG GAGTCTCAGATGAACATGCAAAGGTGAAAAATATCCATGATGTTTCTTCAACAGAAGACTGTAATACTGATGTTTTTCTGCAAGTCCAAAGCAG tgtagaacCACCGGTAGAGCCAGAGGACCCAGGCAGTAGTGATGTTGAACGTGGCGATTCTCTTGCTAACAGCGATACTTCAACTGAGTTCTTCAAAGAGCCTCAGGAGTCAGACACAAAATCTGCATATGTAACAGAGTCCACATGCACCAGAATCCTTGTGACTGAACCACCAGTCACTGCTTTGGAAGCAGAATCACTTCTATCTGTTGCTCATATACAAGGGAATACCTCACTATCTAATGAGATGGAAAAGAACTCTACATGTCCTTCAGAACGAAGCTCATCATGCGACCTTCCTTTGTTGAACCCCATTTCTGAAGGACAGAGCCTGACCAATCTGACTGACAGGGTTTCTTCCAATGAGGATGGAAGTAGTAGTGATTTGAGGACTCAATCCCCAGTGCCTGATGGATACATCACACCCTTGTTCCCTCTGACATCACCAAACTACACTCTCTTGACTGTGCCTCATCTTCCATACACTGGCTACACTGCAATTACCATTCCCTCGTACCCTCCTCAACCCCCTCTCCCTGATAAGCAGCGTGTCGGTCCTTTCCAAGATTCTCCAAGTATGTCCTCAGTTAGATCATCCACAGCATCTTCCACCTCTTCTGTCCAGGCTCAAATCGCCTTCTTGCCTaacgcagacagacagaaagaaacccCAGAGCCAGAAAATCGCGTCAGTGCCAAGTTTGTGCAGGATACTTCAAAATTCTGGTACAAGCCTGGAATCTCCAGAGATCAGG CAATTGctgttttaaaagataaggaTCCTGGATATTTTCTAATAAGGGACAGCAGCTCATTCCAAGGTGCCTATGGACTGGCTCTTAAAGTGGCCAAACCCCCTGTTCATGTCAGCAACCATGGCCAGAACTCTCACTCACTGGAGCAGCTAGTCAGACACTTTCTGATTGAGAGCGGTGCAAAAGGAGTAAAAATTAAAGGCTGTCAGAATGAAACCTACTTCG GGTCTCTGTCTGCTCTGGTCTACCAGCACTCCATTACACCTGTCTCTCTACCCTGCAAACTACACATCCCTGACAAAG atcttgtAGGAGAGTTGCAGGAGTTGCAGAGTGGCACCAACACCAGCACGGCTGCAGAACTTCTTAAACAGGGAGCTG CCTGCAACGTTCTCTATCTGAATTCTGTGGACACAGAGTCTCTGACTGGCCCACAAGCCATCTCCAGAGCGGTGAAGTGCACCCTTTCTCAGGAACCCTGCCCTTCAGCAACTGAGGTTCACTTCAAAGTGTCTACTCAGGGCATCACACTTACAGACAATCAGCGCAG ATTGTTCTTCAGGAGACATTATCCAATCCATAGTGTTATATTCAGCTGCGTGGATCCTGATAATCAGAG gatGTTTGGCTTCGTAGCGAGGCGCAGTGGAAGCACTTCGGGAAACGTGTGTCACCTGTTTGCAGAGCTCGATCCGGAGCAGCCTTCCACGGCCATCGTCAACTTCATTAATAAAGTCATGCTGGGACCACATCACATCCGCAAGTGA